A genomic segment from Sulfuritalea hydrogenivorans sk43H encodes:
- the apaG gene encoding Co2+/Mg2+ efflux protein ApaG, with product MAEAKKYEMAVVVTPHYIAEQSDPAINRHVFSYSVTISNTGNVPAQLISRHWIITDAEGHVQEVRGLGVVGHQPLLAPGQSFEYTSGCQLATPVGTMKGCYQMTAEDGVQFEAPIAEFVLSMPRVLH from the coding sequence ATGGCCGAGGCAAAGAAATACGAAATGGCGGTTGTCGTGACGCCCCACTATATTGCGGAGCAGTCCGATCCGGCGATCAATCGCCATGTCTTCTCCTACTCGGTCACCATCAGCAACACCGGCAACGTCCCGGCGCAGTTGATCTCGCGGCACTGGATCATCACCGACGCCGAGGGCCATGTCCAGGAAGTCCGCGGCCTCGGCGTGGTCGGCCACCAACCCCTGCTGGCGCCCGGCCAGAGTTTCGAATACACCAGCGGTTGCCAACTCGCCACGCCGGTGGGAACGATGAAGGGTTGCTACCAGATGACGGCCGAGGATGGCGTGCAGTTCGAGGCGCCGATTGCGGAGTTCGTACTTTCGATGCCGCGCGTGCTGCATTGA
- the msrP gene encoding protein-methionine-sulfoxide reductase catalytic subunit MsrP, which translates to MPTHSSHAIPPSEITPRALFERRREFLRLSTGAALAGLLPSAQAKLAPGRPSAYSTTDSPTPLRHVTSYNNYYEFGTDKEDPARTAHALRVRPWTLVIEGLVKQPKTLGIEDILKLAPLEERIYRLRCVEGWSMVIPWLGFPVASLLKLVEPLGSAKYVEFITAVQPETMPGVRSRVLDWPYVEGLRMDEAMHPLAIIAVGLYGDVLPNQNGAPLRLVVPWKYGFKSGKSIVRIRLTDTEPRTSWMKSAPREYGFYSNVNPEVDHPRWSQATERRIGEFAKRKTLMFNGYTEQVGQLYTGMDLRKQF; encoded by the coding sequence ATGCCAACCCATTCCAGCCATGCCATTCCCCCGTCGGAAATCACGCCGCGCGCGCTGTTCGAGCGTCGCCGCGAGTTCCTGCGGCTGTCGACCGGCGCAGCGCTCGCCGGGCTGCTCCCCTCCGCGCAGGCGAAGCTGGCACCGGGCCGGCCCAGCGCTTACTCGACCACCGACTCGCCGACGCCGCTCAGGCATGTCACGAGCTACAACAACTATTACGAATTCGGCACCGACAAGGAAGACCCGGCGCGCACCGCCCACGCATTGCGCGTGCGGCCGTGGACGCTGGTCATCGAAGGCCTGGTCAAGCAACCGAAAACCCTGGGCATCGAAGACATCCTGAAACTGGCGCCGCTCGAAGAACGCATCTACCGCCTGCGCTGCGTCGAGGGCTGGAGCATGGTGATTCCCTGGCTGGGTTTCCCGGTGGCGAGCCTGCTGAAACTGGTGGAACCTCTGGGCAGCGCCAAGTATGTCGAGTTCATCACCGCCGTACAGCCGGAAACCATGCCCGGCGTGCGGAGCCGGGTGCTGGATTGGCCCTATGTCGAAGGCCTGCGCATGGACGAAGCCATGCATCCGCTGGCGATCATCGCCGTCGGCCTGTATGGCGATGTGCTGCCGAACCAGAACGGGGCGCCACTGCGCCTCGTGGTGCCGTGGAAGTACGGCTTCAAGAGCGGCAAATCGATCGTCAGGATTCGCCTCACCGACACCGAGCCGCGCACCTCCTGGATGAAATCCGCGCCGCGCGAATACGGCTTCTACTCCAACGTCAACCCCGAGGTCGATCACCCGCGCTGGAGCCAGGCGACCGAGCGGCGCATCGGCGAATTCGCCAAGCGCAAGACGCTGATGTTCAATGGCTACACGGAACAGGTCGGCCAGCTTTACACCGGGATGGACCTGAGGAAGCAGTTTTGA
- a CDS encoding protein-methionine-sulfoxide reductase heme-binding subunit MsrQ, with product MNPALIKPPLFLACLAPLAYYAWGAQADTLGANPIEAVTRGLGTWALNFLLITLTVTPLRKYSGWAWLGRLRRMLGLFVFFYAALHLSTYLWFDQFFDWPAIAKDILKRPFITVGMVSFALLVPLAATSNAFAIRKLGGRRWQELHRSVYLIGILTVLHYAWMVKADISKPLLYAVMLGVLLGLRVWWRVQERNRQLAGAYLPKPRGRIIPIAVKKQASSDGSA from the coding sequence TTGAATCCTGCCCTCATCAAGCCACCGCTGTTTCTTGCCTGCCTGGCGCCACTCGCCTATTACGCCTGGGGCGCGCAAGCCGACACGCTGGGCGCCAATCCGATCGAAGCCGTCACACGCGGCCTCGGCACCTGGGCGCTGAATTTCCTCTTGATCACGCTGACGGTGACGCCGCTGCGCAAGTATTCCGGCTGGGCCTGGCTGGGTCGCCTGCGCCGGATGCTGGGGCTGTTCGTATTTTTCTACGCCGCCCTGCATCTGAGTACCTACCTCTGGTTCGACCAGTTCTTCGACTGGCCGGCAATCGCCAAGGATATCCTGAAGCGCCCCTTCATCACCGTCGGCATGGTCAGCTTCGCGCTGCTGGTGCCGCTGGCCGCGACCTCGAACGCCTTCGCCATCCGCAAGCTCGGCGGCCGTCGCTGGCAGGAGCTGCATCGCAGCGTCTATCTGATCGGAATTCTGACCGTGCTGCACTATGCCTGGATGGTCAAGGCCGACATCAGCAAACCGCTGCTCTATGCGGTGATGCTCGGCGTGCTGCTCGGGCTGCGGGTCTGGTGGCGGGTCCAGGAGCGCAACCGGCAACTGGCCGGCGCCTATTTGCCGAAGCCGCGCGGGCGCATCATCCCGATCGCCGTCAAAAAACAGGCTTCGTCAGACGGATCAGCCTGA
- a CDS encoding histidine kinase yields the protein MPIFPLPSTLSSRLIAVRRGLLLALLLALYFVLLQGPDAWLGKTLFIAHLGLFLLWQPFVHAEQRLSVVWVVGLAAIVLAGAVFLKPWMLLLWIMMLGGIVGGKVMLFGARAPRLFYMMALGFLVVALFVIAAPMAVPMAKPPAPILSLGYVGLPVLLVVMAMLPQGKETDSAREVVDFVYSLFVFLLLAVLMLGSLAAMLLLGSTYVEALLQAMLLTGAMLLLLGLAWNPHSGFSGIGGLFSRYWMSIGLPVEKWLQALSNLALREEDPQVFLERACAGIGQRLPWVTGGEWIAGKSSGRFGEIAGRRWEFSHGGMVLVLYTQHTLSPTLIWHFNLLAQYLAQLHADKQRAQALKQLSYMQAVHETGARLTHDVKNLLQSLNALCSAGLEPGAESSLEYQSLLRRQLPAITDRLAETLAKLNAPQSIASARWVSAAEWWQDLSQRMGVMHWIDFTAESPITGELPAEVFSGVIDNLIRNVAEKHLREPELRAQVELEHTGEGFRLIVCDSGSAMAEDIASSLFVGPVSSESGYGIGLYHAARYAEAAGYRLNLIENRAGRVCFRLEQAA from the coding sequence CTGCTCTGGCAACCCTTTGTCCACGCCGAGCAGCGCCTGTCCGTGGTGTGGGTCGTCGGTTTGGCCGCCATCGTTCTGGCCGGTGCGGTATTCCTGAAACCCTGGATGCTGCTGTTGTGGATCATGATGCTGGGCGGCATTGTCGGCGGCAAGGTCATGTTGTTCGGGGCGCGTGCTCCCCGGCTGTTCTACATGATGGCGCTGGGCTTTCTGGTGGTGGCGCTGTTTGTGATCGCTGCGCCGATGGCGGTGCCGATGGCCAAGCCGCCGGCACCGATCCTTTCGCTGGGCTATGTCGGTTTGCCCGTGCTTCTGGTGGTGATGGCGATGCTGCCGCAGGGGAAGGAAACGGACAGCGCGCGCGAAGTGGTCGATTTCGTCTATAGCCTGTTCGTGTTTCTACTGCTGGCGGTGTTGATGCTGGGCAGCCTGGCGGCCATGCTGCTGCTGGGCAGCACCTACGTCGAAGCACTGCTGCAAGCGATGCTGCTGACCGGAGCGATGCTGCTGTTGCTGGGCCTGGCGTGGAATCCGCATTCGGGTTTTTCCGGGATCGGCGGCCTGTTCTCACGCTACTGGATGTCGATCGGCCTGCCGGTCGAAAAGTGGCTGCAGGCGTTGTCCAATCTGGCATTGCGCGAAGAAGATCCGCAGGTATTTCTCGAACGGGCGTGTGCCGGAATCGGGCAGCGGCTGCCCTGGGTGACAGGCGGCGAATGGATCGCCGGCAAAAGCAGCGGACGTTTCGGGGAAATAGCAGGCCGTCGCTGGGAGTTCAGCCACGGCGGCATGGTGCTGGTCCTCTACACGCAGCACACCCTGTCGCCGACGCTGATTTGGCACTTCAACCTGCTGGCACAGTATCTTGCCCAGCTTCACGCCGACAAGCAGCGTGCGCAGGCCCTGAAGCAGCTTTCCTACATGCAGGCGGTGCACGAGACCGGAGCCCGGTTGACGCACGATGTGAAGAACCTGCTGCAGTCGTTGAATGCGCTGTGTTCGGCGGGCCTGGAGCCGGGCGCGGAGTCGTCGCTGGAGTATCAGTCGCTGTTGCGGCGCCAGTTGCCGGCGATAACCGACCGGCTGGCCGAGACCCTGGCCAAGCTCAATGCGCCGCAAAGCATCGCGTCGGCCCGCTGGGTAAGCGCCGCGGAATGGTGGCAGGATCTTAGCCAGCGCATGGGGGTGATGCACTGGATCGATTTCACGGCAGAGTCTCCGATTACGGGAGAACTGCCGGCCGAAGTCTTTTCAGGCGTAATCGACAACCTGATCCGCAACGTCGCGGAAAAGCACTTGCGGGAGCCGGAGCTGCGTGCGCAGGTAGAACTGGAGCATACCGGCGAAGGCTTCAGGCTGATCGTCTGCGACAGCGGCTCGGCGATGGCCGAGGACATCGCATCCAGCCTGTTCGTTGGCCCCGTGTCTTCGGAGAGTGGCTATGGCATCGGGCTTTATCATGCCGCGCGTTATGCCGAGGCCGCGGGATACCGTTTGAACCTGATCGAGAATCGGGCCGGGCGGGTCTGTTTCCGGCTGGAACAGGCCGCCTAA
- a CDS encoding adenylate/guanylate cyclase domain-containing protein yields MTSPESSIAPSGFYDRLRNAGIEPDDSEETRLNKSLLMLATGLISVTIMIWVTIYSILGPSFSTTLPFAFQLLLAGNMLFYIKSRNFDFFRISQLGLFLFLPFVAHWAGGTIISTSGVLLWALLAPVGAILCVGVNQSIGWFIAWVTLTALSGFVDYYLADSVMSKAANVPVRTTIVFFTLNFISISAIIYLLLRMSIAEKRKAQDRLEEAHQQVQLEQERSEKLLLNILPGPVAERLKHSNQTIADGFSDVTVMFADIVNFTQVAAAMSPSQVFAMLNRIFSAFDELAEQYGLEKIKTIGDAYMVAGGLNEDSLEYSAAIADMAVAMRDLLRRDFAVNASQLEIRIGIGTGPIVAGVLGKKKFIYDLWGDTVNIASRITAEGVPGMIQCDTTTYHRLAASFDFHEPQAIYLKGKGNMTVYRLIGRKGAGDIEAG; encoded by the coding sequence ATGACCTCTCCCGAATCGAGTATCGCACCCTCCGGTTTTTACGACAGGCTGCGCAACGCCGGCATCGAGCCCGACGACAGCGAAGAAACGCGGCTGAACAAGTCGCTGCTGATGCTGGCGACAGGCCTGATCAGCGTCACGATCATGATCTGGGTGACGATTTACTCGATTCTCGGCCCCTCGTTCTCGACCACCCTGCCCTTCGCCTTCCAGCTGCTGCTGGCGGGCAACATGCTGTTCTACATCAAGTCGCGGAACTTCGATTTCTTCCGCATCAGCCAGCTGGGCCTGTTCCTTTTTTTGCCCTTCGTCGCGCATTGGGCTGGCGGCACCATCATTTCCACCAGCGGCGTGCTGCTCTGGGCCCTGCTGGCCCCGGTGGGCGCCATCCTCTGCGTCGGCGTCAACCAGTCGATCGGCTGGTTCATTGCCTGGGTCACCCTGACGGCCTTGTCCGGTTTCGTCGACTACTATCTTGCCGATTCCGTGATGTCGAAGGCGGCCAATGTGCCGGTACGTACCACCATCGTCTTTTTCACGCTCAACTTCATTTCGATATCGGCCATCATCTACCTGCTGCTGCGCATGTCGATCGCCGAAAAGCGCAAGGCGCAGGACCGTCTCGAAGAAGCCCACCAACAAGTGCAACTGGAGCAGGAACGCTCCGAAAAACTGCTGCTCAACATCCTGCCCGGCCCCGTCGCGGAGCGGCTGAAGCACTCGAACCAGACCATTGCCGACGGTTTTTCCGATGTGACGGTAATGTTCGCCGACATCGTCAACTTCACCCAGGTGGCAGCCGCGATGTCGCCGTCACAGGTGTTCGCCATGTTGAACCGGATCTTCTCCGCTTTCGACGAACTGGCCGAACAATACGGGCTGGAAAAGATAAAGACCATCGGCGATGCCTACATGGTGGCCGGCGGACTGAACGAAGACTCCTTGGAATATTCGGCCGCCATCGCCGACATGGCCGTAGCCATGCGCGACCTGCTGCGGCGCGATTTCGCGGTCAATGCCTCGCAGCTTGAAATCCGCATCGGCATCGGTACCGGGCCGATCGTCGCCGGGGTACTGGGGAAGAAAAAATTCATCTACGATCTCTGGGGCGACACCGTGAACATCGCCAGCCGCATTACCGCGGAAGGCGTGCCCGGCATGATCCAGTGCGACACCACCACATACCACCGCCTGGCGGCGAGCTTCGATTTTCATGAGCCGCAAGCCATCTATCTCAAGGGCAAGGGCAACATGACGGTGTATCGCCTGATCGGCCGCAAGGGCGCGGGCGACATCGAAGCAGGTTAG
- the grxD gene encoding Grx4 family monothiol glutaredoxin, with amino-acid sequence MDAKQKIHETVTGNPVVLYMKGNKQFPQCGFSARAVQILQACGVKDFVTVDVLADPEVRQGVKDYANWPTVPQLYIKGEFVGGSDIMTEMYQSGELQKQLEPIVGAA; translated from the coding sequence ATGGACGCCAAGCAGAAAATCCACGAGACCGTCACCGGTAATCCCGTTGTGCTCTACATGAAGGGCAACAAGCAATTCCCGCAGTGCGGCTTTTCCGCGCGCGCGGTGCAGATCCTCCAGGCCTGTGGCGTCAAGGATTTCGTCACGGTCGATGTGCTGGCCGACCCGGAGGTGCGCCAAGGCGTCAAGGATTACGCCAACTGGCCGACGGTGCCGCAGCTCTACATCAAGGGCGAGTTCGTCGGCGGCAGCGACATCATGACCGAGATGTACCAGTCGGGCGAATTGCAGAAGCAGCTGGAGCCGATTGTCGGCGCCGCTTAA
- a CDS encoding class I SAM-dependent methyltransferase, with the protein MSLKHSYTLVAPFYDAFLTAATRGARKRSLAALVDEPPRDVLLMGVGTGLDLPHLPAQHRYVGLDLTAAMLARARPRASGLHFTPLRGDAQRLPFHDASFDVAVLHLILAVVPAPTLCLAEAVRVLKPGGTLLVFDKFLRRGEAGWKRVLNPLTRHVATRLDVVFEDVLESVGGIDVTANEAALASGWFRLIRLTKPVF; encoded by the coding sequence TTGAGCCTCAAGCACAGCTACACGCTGGTCGCGCCTTTTTACGATGCGTTTCTGACCGCCGCCACGCGTGGCGCGCGCAAGCGCAGCCTGGCCGCGCTGGTCGACGAGCCGCCGCGCGATGTGTTGTTGATGGGAGTCGGCACCGGTCTCGACCTTCCCCACTTGCCGGCCCAGCATCGCTATGTCGGACTCGATCTGACTGCCGCGATGCTCGCGCGTGCCCGCCCGCGTGCCTCCGGCCTGCACTTCACGCCCTTGCGCGGCGACGCGCAGCGCTTGCCGTTTCATGATGCCAGCTTCGATGTGGCGGTGTTGCATCTGATCCTCGCCGTGGTGCCGGCGCCGACTCTCTGTCTTGCCGAAGCGGTGCGCGTGTTGAAGCCGGGCGGGACGTTGCTGGTCTTCGACAAGTTCCTGCGGCGCGGCGAAGCCGGCTGGAAGCGTGTTCTCAATCCGCTCACGCGCCATGTCGCGACGCGCCTCGATGTGGTGTTCGAAGACGTGCTGGAATCCGTCGGCGGCATCGACGTGACGGCCAATGAAGCGGCGCTGGCCTCGGGATGGTTCAGGCTGATCCGTCTGACGAAGCCTGTTTTTTGA